A single region of the Oncorhynchus keta strain PuntledgeMale-10-30-2019 chromosome 37, Oket_V2, whole genome shotgun sequence genome encodes:
- the LOC127916738 gene encoding uncharacterized protein LOC127916738 isoform X4 — protein sequence MSKGVMSKGVVSKGVMSKGVMSEGVMSKGVMSKGVMSEGVMSKGVMSKGVMSKGVMSKGVMSKGVVSKGVVSKGVMSKGVVSKGVVSKGVMSKGVVSKGVVSKGVMSKGVVSKGVMSDVVSKGVMSKGVVSKGVVSKGVVSDVVSKDVMSKGVVSKGVMSKGVMSKGVVSKDVMSKGVMSKGVMSKGVMSKGVVSEGVVSKDVVGKGVVSKGVVSKDVVSKGVVGKGVVSKGVVSKGVVSKDVVGKGVVSKDVVSKGVVSKDVVIKGVVSKDVVSKGVVSKDVVSKGVVSKDVVSKGVVSKDVVIKGVVSKDVVSKGVVSKDVVGKGVVSKGVVSKGVVSKGVVSKDVVGKGVVSKDVVSKGVVSKDVVSKGVVSKDVVSKGVVSKGVVSKGVVSKGVVSKGVVSKGVVSKDVVGKGVVSKGVVSKDVVSESVVSKGVVSKDVVGKGVVSKGVVSKGVVSKDVVGKGVVSKDVVSKGVVSKDVVSKGVVSKDVVSKGVVSKGVVSKGVVSKGVVSKGVVSKDVVGKGVVSKGVLSEGVVSKGVVSKYVVGKGVVSKGVVSKDVVGKGVVSKGVVSKDVVSESVVSKGVVSKDVVGKGVVSKGVVSKGVVSKGVVSKYVVGKGVVSKGVVSKGVVSKGVVSKDVVSESVVSKGVVSKDVVGKGVVSKGVVSKDVVGKGVVSKGVVNDVVGKGVVSKGVVSDVVGKGVVSDVVGKGVVSEGVVSKGVVSKDVVGKGVVSKGVVSKDVVSKGVVSKGVVSKGVVSKGVVSKDVVGKGVVSKGVVSEGVVSKDVVGKGVVSKGVVSKGVVSKGIVSEGIMSKDVVGKGVVSKGVMNEGVVSKGVVSKDVVGKGVVSKGVVSKDVVSKGVVSKGVVSEGVVSKDVVGKGVVSDVVGKGVVSEGIMSKDVVGKGVVSKGVMNEGVVSKGIVSEGVVSEDVVGKVVMSKGVVSKGVVSKGVVSKGIVSKGVVSEDVVGKGVVSDVVGKGVMSKAVVSEGVESFTHSHTINSLTSLFNHIQYRHL from the exons ATGAGTAAAGGTGTAAtgagtaaaggtgtagtgagtaaaggtgtaATGAGTAAAGGTGTAATGAGTGAAGGTGTAATGAGTAAAGGTGTAATGAGTAAAGGTGTAATGAGTGAAGGTGTAATGAGTAAAGGTGTAATGAGTAAAGGTGTAATGAGTAAAGGTGTAAtgagtaaag gtgtaatgagtaaaggtgtagtgagtaaaggtgtagtgagtaaaggtgtaatgagtaaaggtgtagtgagtaaaggtgtagtgagtaaaggtgtaatgagtaaaggtgtagtgagtaaag gtgtagtgagtaaaggtgtaatgagtaaaggtgtagtgagtaaaggtgtaatgagtgatgtagtgagtaaaggtgtaatgagtaaaggtgtagtgagtaaaggtgtagtgagtaaaggtgtagtgagtgaTGTAGTGAGTAAAGATGTAAtgagtaaaggtgtagtgagtaaaggtgtaATGAGTAAAGGTGTAAtgagtaaaggtgtagtgagtaaagaTGTCATGAGTAAAGGTGTAATGAGTAAAGGTGTAATGAGTAAAGGTGTAAtgagtaaaggtgtagtgagtgaaggtgtagtgagtaaagatgtagtgggtaaaggtgtagtgagtaaaggtgtagtgagtaaagatgtagtgagtaaaggtgtagtgggtaaaggtgtagtgagtaaaggtgtagtgagtaaaggtgtagtgagtaaagatgtagtgggtaaaggtgtagtgagtaaagatgtagtgagtaaaggtgtagtgagtaaagaTGTAGTGAttaaaggtgtagtgagtaaagatgtagtgagtaaaggtgtagtgagtaaagatgtagtgagtaaaggtgtagtgagtaaagatgtagtgagtaaaggtgtagtgagtaaagaTGTAGTGAttaaaggtgtagtgagtaaagatgtagtgagtaaaggtgtagtgagtaaagatgtagtgggtaaaggtgtagtgagtaaaggtgtagtgagtaaaggtgtagtgagtaaaggtgtagtgagtaaagatgtagtgggtaaaggtgtagtgagtaaagatgtagtgagtaaaggtgtagtgagtaaagatgtagtgagtaaaggtgtagtgagtaaagatgtagtgagtaaaggtgtagtgagtaaaggtgtagtgagtaaaggtgtagtgagtaaaggtgtagtgagtaaaggtgtagtgagtaaaggtgtagtgagtaaagatgtagtgggtaaaggtgtagtgagtaaaggtgtagtgagtaaagaTGTAGTGAGTGAAAgtgtagtgagtaaaggtgtagtgagtaaagatgtagtgggtaaaggtgtagtgagtaaaggtgtagtgagtaaaggtgtagtgagtaaagatgtagtgggtaaaggtgtagtgagtaaagatgtagtgagtaaaggtgtagtgagtaaagatgtagtgagtaaaggtgtagtgagtaaagatgtagtgagtaaaggtgtagtgagtaaaggtgtagtgagtaaaggtgtagtgagtaaaggtgtagtgagtaaaggtgtagtgagtaaagatgtagtgggtaaaggtgtagtgagtaaaggtgtaTTGAGTgaaggtgtagtgagtaaaggtgtagtgagtaaatatgtagtgggtaaaggtgtagtgagtaaaggtgtagtgagtaaagatgtagtgggtaaaggtgtagtgagtaaaggtgtagtgagtaaagaTGTAGTGAGTGAAAgtgtagtgagtaaaggtgtagtgagtaaagatgtagtgggtaaaggtgtagtgagtaaaggtgtagtgagtaaaggtgtagtgagtaaaggtgtagtgagtaaatatgtagtgggtaaaggtgtagtgagtaaaggtgtagtgagtaaaggtgtagtgagtaaaggtgtagtgagtaaagaTGTAGTGAGTGAAAgtgtagtgagtaaaggtgtagtgagtaaagatgtagtgggtaaaggtgtagtgagtaaaggtgtagtgagtaaagatgtagtgggtaaaggtgtagtgagtaaaggtgtagtgaatgatgtagtgggtaaaggtgtagtgagtaaaggtgtagtgagtgatgtagtgggtaaaggtgtagtgagtgatgtagtgggtaaaggtgtagtgagtgaaggtgtagtgagtaaaggtgtagtgagtaaagatgtagtgggtaaaggtgtagtgagtaaaggtgtagtgagtaaagatgtagtgagtaaaggtgtagtgagtaaaggtgtagtgagtaaaggtgtagtgagtaaaggtgtagtgagtaaagatgtagtgggtaaaggtgtagtgagtaaaggtgtagtgagtgaag gtgtagtgagtaaagatgtagtgggtaaaggtgtagtgagtaaag gtgtagtgagtaaaggtgtagtgagtaaaggtATAGTGAGTGAAGGTATAATGAGTAAAGATGTAGTGggtaaaggtgtagtgagtaaaggtgtaATGAATgaaggtgtagtgagtaaaggtgtagtgagtaaagatgtagtgggtaaaggtgtagtgagtaaaggtgtagtgagtaaagatgtagtgagtaaaggtgtagtgagtaaaggtgtagtgagtgaaggtgtagtgagtaaagatgtagtgggtaaaggtgtagtgagtgatgtagtgggtaaaggtgtagtgagtgaAGGTATAATGAGTAAAGATGTAGTGggtaaaggtgtagtgagtaaaggtgtaATGAATgaaggtgtagtgagtaaaggtATAGTGAGTGAAGGTGTAGTGAGTGAAGATGTAGTGGGTAAAGTTGTAAtgagtaaaggtgtagtgagtaaaggtgtagtgagtaaaggtgtagtgagtaaaggtATAGTGAGTAAAG GTGTAGTGAGTGAAGATGTAGTGGgtaaaggtgtagtgagtgaTGTAGTGGGTAAAGGTGTAATGAGTAAAGCTGTAGTGAGTGAAGGTGTTGAGAGTtttacacactcacatacaattAATTCCCTCACATCTCTCTTCAATCACATCCAGTATAGACATCTGTAA
- the LOC127916738 gene encoding uncharacterized protein LOC127916738 isoform X11 produces MSKGVMSKGVVSKGVMSKGVMSEGVMSKGVMSKGVMSEGVMSKGVMSKGVMSKGVMSKGVVSKGVMSKGVVSKGVVSKGVMSKGVVSKGVVSKGVMSKGVVSKGVMSDVVSKGVMSKGVVSKGVVSKGVVSDVVSKDVMSKGVVSKGVMSKGVMSKGVVSKDVMSKGVMSKGVMSKGVMSKGVVSEGVVSKDVVGKGVVSKGVVSKDVVSKGVVGKGVVSKGVVSKGVVSKDVVGKGVVSKDVVSKGVVSKDVVIKGVVSKDVVSKGVVSKDVVSKGVVSKDVVSKGVVSKDVVIKGVVSKDVVSKGVVSKDVVGKGVVSKGVVSKGVVSKGVVSKDVVGKGVVSKDVVSKGVVSKDVVSKGVVSKDVVSKGVVSKGVVSKGVVSKGVVSKGVVSKGVVSKDVVGKGVVSKGVVSKDVVSESVVSKGVVSKDVVGKGVVSKGVVSKGVVSKDVVGKGVVSKDVVSKGVVSKDVVSKGVVSKDVVSKGVVSKGVVSKGVVSKGVVSKGVVSKDVVGKGVVSKGVLSEGVVSKGVVSKYVVGKGVVSKGVVSKDVVGKGVVSKGVVSKDVVSESVVSKGVVSKDVVGKGVVSKGVVSKGVVSKGVVSKYVVGKGVVSKGVVSKGVVSKGVVSKDVVSESVVSKGVVSKDVVGKGVVSKGVVSKDVVGKGVVSKGVVNDVVGKGVVSKGVVSDVVGKGVVSDVVGKGVVSEGVVSKGVVSKDVVGKGVVSKGVVSKDVVSKGVVSKGVVSKGVVSKGVVSKDVVGKGVVSKGVVSEGVVSKDVVGKGVVSKGVVSKGVVSKGIVSEGIMSKDVVGKGVVSKGVMNEGVVSKGVVSKDVVGKGVVSKGVVSKDVVSKGVVSKGVVSEGVVSKDVVGKGVVSDVVGKGVVSEGIMSKDVVGKGVVSKGVMNEGVVSKGIVSEGVVSEDVVGKVVMSKGVVSKGVVSKGVVSKGIVSKGVVSEDVVGKGVVSDVVGKGVMSKAVVSEGVESFTHSHTINSLTSLFNHIQYRHL; encoded by the exons ATGAGTAAAGGTGTAAtgagtaaaggtgtagtgagtaaaggtgtaATGAGTAAAGGTGTAATGAGTGAAGGTGTAATGAGTAAAGGTGTAATGAGTAAAGGTGTAATGAGTGAAGGTGTAATGAGTAAAGGTGTAATGAGTAAAGGTGTAATGAGTAAAGGTGTAAtgagtaaag gtgtagtgagtaaaggtgtaatgagtaaaggtgtagtgagtaaaggtgtagtgagtaaaggtgtaatgagtaaaggtgtagtgagtaaag gtgtagtgagtaaaggtgtaatgagtaaaggtgtagtgagtaaaggtgtaatgagtgatgtagtgagtaaaggtgtaatgagtaaaggtgtagtgagtaaaggtgtagtgagtaaaggtgtagtgagtgaTGTAGTGAGTAAAGATGTAAtgagtaaaggtgtagtgagtaaaggtgtaATGAGTAAAGGTGTAAtgagtaaaggtgtagtgagtaaagaTGTCATGAGTAAAGGTGTAATGAGTAAAGGTGTAATGAGTAAAGGTGTAAtgagtaaaggtgtagtgagtgaaggtgtagtgagtaaagatgtagtgggtaaaggtgtagtgagtaaaggtgtagtgagtaaagatgtagtgagtaaaggtgtagtgggtaaaggtgtagtgagtaaaggtgtagtgagtaaaggtgtagtgagtaaagatgtagtgggtaaaggtgtagtgagtaaagatgtagtgagtaaaggtgtagtgagtaaagaTGTAGTGAttaaaggtgtagtgagtaaagatgtagtgagtaaaggtgtagtgagtaaagatgtagtgagtaaaggtgtagtgagtaaagatgtagtgagtaaaggtgtagtgagtaaagaTGTAGTGAttaaaggtgtagtgagtaaagatgtagtgagtaaaggtgtagtgagtaaagatgtagtgggtaaaggtgtagtgagtaaaggtgtagtgagtaaaggtgtagtgagtaaaggtgtagtgagtaaagatgtagtgggtaaaggtgtagtgagtaaagatgtagtgagtaaaggtgtagtgagtaaagatgtagtgagtaaaggtgtagtgagtaaagatgtagtgagtaaaggtgtagtgagtaaaggtgtagtgagtaaaggtgtagtgagtaaaggtgtagtgagtaaaggtgtagtgagtaaaggtgtagtgagtaaagatgtagtgggtaaaggtgtagtgagtaaaggtgtagtgagtaaagaTGTAGTGAGTGAAAgtgtagtgagtaaaggtgtagtgagtaaagatgtagtgggtaaaggtgtagtgagtaaaggtgtagtgagtaaaggtgtagtgagtaaagatgtagtgggtaaaggtgtagtgagtaaagatgtagtgagtaaaggtgtagtgagtaaagatgtagtgagtaaaggtgtagtgagtaaagatgtagtgagtaaaggtgtagtgagtaaaggtgtagtgagtaaaggtgtagtgagtaaaggtgtagtgagtaaaggtgtagtgagtaaagatgtagtgggtaaaggtgtagtgagtaaaggtgtaTTGAGTgaaggtgtagtgagtaaaggtgtagtgagtaaatatgtagtgggtaaaggtgtagtgagtaaaggtgtagtgagtaaagatgtagtgggtaaaggtgtagtgagtaaaggtgtagtgagtaaagaTGTAGTGAGTGAAAgtgtagtgagtaaaggtgtagtgagtaaagatgtagtgggtaaaggtgtagtgagtaaaggtgtagtgagtaaaggtgtagtgagtaaaggtgtagtgagtaaatatgtagtgggtaaaggtgtagtgagtaaaggtgtagtgagtaaaggtgtagtgagtaaaggtgtagtgagtaaagaTGTAGTGAGTGAAAgtgtagtgagtaaaggtgtagtgagtaaagatgtagtgggtaaaggtgtagtgagtaaaggtgtagtgagtaaagatgtagtgggtaaaggtgtagtgagtaaaggtgtagtgaatgatgtagtgggtaaaggtgtagtgagtaaaggtgtagtgagtgatgtagtgggtaaaggtgtagtgagtgatgtagtgggtaaaggtgtagtgagtgaaggtgtagtgagtaaaggtgtagtgagtaaagatgtagtgggtaaaggtgtagtgagtaaaggtgtagtgagtaaagatgtagtgagtaaaggtgtagtgagtaaaggtgtagtgagtaaaggtgtagtgagtaaaggtgtagtgagtaaagatgtagtgggtaaaggtgtagtgagtaaaggtgtagtgagtgaag gtgtagtgagtaaagatgtagtgggtaaaggtgtagtgagtaaag gtgtagtgagtaaaggtgtagtgagtaaaggtATAGTGAGTGAAGGTATAATGAGTAAAGATGTAGTGggtaaaggtgtagtgagtaaaggtgtaATGAATgaaggtgtagtgagtaaaggtgtagtgagtaaagatgtagtgggtaaaggtgtagtgagtaaaggtgtagtgagtaaagatgtagtgagtaaaggtgtagtgagtaaaggtgtagtgagtgaaggtgtagtgagtaaagatgtagtgggtaaaggtgtagtgagtgatgtagtgggtaaaggtgtagtgagtgaAGGTATAATGAGTAAAGATGTAGTGggtaaaggtgtagtgagtaaaggtgtaATGAATgaaggtgtagtgagtaaaggtATAGTGAGTGAAGGTGTAGTGAGTGAAGATGTAGTGGGTAAAGTTGTAAtgagtaaaggtgtagtgagtaaaggtgtagtgagtaaaggtgtagtgagtaaaggtATAGTGAGTAAAG GTGTAGTGAGTGAAGATGTAGTGGgtaaaggtgtagtgagtgaTGTAGTGGGTAAAGGTGTAATGAGTAAAGCTGTAGTGAGTGAAGGTGTTGAGAGTtttacacactcacatacaattAATTCCCTCACATCTCTCTTCAATCACATCCAGTATAGACATCTGTAA
- the LOC127916738 gene encoding uncharacterized protein LOC127916738 isoform X7 has translation MSKGVMSKGVVSKGVMSKGVMSEGVMSKGVMSKGVMSEGVMSKGVMSKGVMSKGVMSKGVVSKGVVSKGVMSKGVVSKGVVSKGVMSKGVVSKGVVSKGVMSKGVVSKGVVSKGVMSKGVVSKGVMSDVVSKGVMSKGVVSKGVVSKGVVSDVVSKDVMSKGVVSKGVMSKGVMSKGVVSKDVMSKGVMSKGVMSKGVMSKGVVSEGVVSKDVVGKGVVSKGVVSKDVVSKGVVGKGVVSKGVVSKGVVSKDVVGKGVVSKDVVSKGVVSKDVVIKGVVSKDVVSKGVVSKDVVSKDVVIKGVVSKDVVSKGVVSKDVVGKGVVSKGVVSKGVVSKGVVSKDVVGKGVVSKDVVSKGVVSKDVVSKGVVSKDVVSKGVVSKGVVSKGVVSKGVVSKGVVSKGVVSKDVVGKGVVSKGVVSKDVVSESVVSKGVVSKDVVGKGVVSKGVVSKGVVSKDVVGKGVVSKDVVSKGVVSKDVVSKGVVSKDVVSKGVVSKGVVSKGVVSKGVVSKGVVSKDVVGKGVVSKGVLSEGVVSKGVVSKYVVGKGVVSKGVVSKDVVGKGVVSKGVVSKDVVSESVVSKGVVSKDVVGKGVVSKGVVSKGVVSKGVVSKYVVGKGVVSKGVVSKGVVSKGVVSKDVVSESVVSKGVVSKDVVGKGVVSKGVVSKDVVGKGVVSKGVVNDVVGKGVVSKGVVSDVVGKGVVSDVVGKGVVSEGVVSKGVVSKDVVGKGVVSKGVVSKDVVSKGVVSKGVVSKGVVSKGVVSKDVVGKGVVSKGVVSEGVVSKDVVGKGVVSKGVVSKGVVSKGIVSEGIMSKDVVGKGVVSKGVMNEGVVSKGVVSKDVVGKGVVSKGVVSKDVVSKGVVSKGVVSEGVVSKDVVGKGVVSDVVGKGVVSEGIMSKDVVGKGVVSKGVMNEGVVSKGIVSEGVVSEDVVGKVVMSKGVVSKGVVSKGVVSKGIVSKGVVSEDVVGKGVVSDVVGKGVMSKAVVSEGVESFTHSHTINSLTSLFNHIQYRHL, from the exons ATGAGTAAAGGTGTAAtgagtaaaggtgtagtgagtaaaggtgtaATGAGTAAAGGTGTAATGAGTGAAGGTGTAATGAGTAAAGGTGTAATGAGTAAAGGTGTAATGAGTGAAGGTGTAATGAGTAAAGGTGTAATGAGTAAAGGTGTAATGAGTAAAGGTGTAAtgagtaaaggtgtagtgagtaaaggtgtagtgagtaaaggtgtaatgagtaaaggtgtagtgagtaaaggtgtagtgagtaaaggtgtaatgagtaaaggtgtagtgagtaaaggtgtagtgagtaaaggtgtaatgagtaaaggtgtagtgagtaaag gtgtagtgagtaaaggtgtaatgagtaaaggtgtagtgagtaaaggtgtaatgagtgatgtagtgagtaaaggtgtaatgagtaaaggtgtagtgagtaaaggtgtagtgagtaaaggtgtagtgagtgaTGTAGTGAGTAAAGATGTAAtgagtaaaggtgtagtgagtaaaggtgtaATGAGTAAAGGTGTAAtgagtaaaggtgtagtgagtaaagaTGTCATGAGTAAAGGTGTAATGAGTAAAGGTGTAATGAGTAAAGGTGTAAtgagtaaaggtgtagtgagtgaaggtgtagtgagtaaagatgtagtgggtaaaggtgtagtgagtaaaggtgtagtgagtaaagatgtagtgagtaaaggtgtagtgggtaaaggtgtagtgagtaaaggtgtagtgagtaaaggtgtagtgagtaaagatgtagtgggtaaaggtgtagtgagtaaagatgtagtgagtaaaggtgtagtgagtaaagaTGTAGTGAttaaaggtgtagtgagtaaagatgtagtgagtaaaggtgtagtgagtaaagatgtagtgagtaaag aTGTAGTGAttaaaggtgtagtgagtaaagatgtagtgagtaaaggtgtagtgagtaaagatgtagtgggtaaaggtgtagtgagtaaaggtgtagtgagtaaaggtgtagtgagtaaaggtgtagtgagtaaagatgtagtgggtaaaggtgtagtgagtaaagatgtagtgagtaaaggtgtagtgagtaaagatgtagtgagtaaaggtgtagtgagtaaagatgtagtgagtaaaggtgtagtgagtaaaggtgtagtgagtaaaggtgtagtgagtaaaggtgtagtgagtaaaggtgtagtgagtaaaggtgtagtgagtaaagatgtagtgggtaaaggtgtagtgagtaaaggtgtagtgagtaaagaTGTAGTGAGTGAAAgtgtagtgagtaaaggtgtagtgagtaaagatgtagtgggtaaaggtgtagtgagtaaaggtgtagtgagtaaaggtgtagtgagtaaagatgtagtgggtaaaggtgtagtgagtaaagatgtagtgagtaaaggtgtagtgagtaaagatgtagtgagtaaaggtgtagtgagtaaagatgtagtgagtaaaggtgtagtgagtaaaggtgtagtgagtaaaggtgtagtgagtaaaggtgtagtgagtaaaggtgtagtgagtaaagatgtagtgggtaaaggtgtagtgagtaaaggtgtaTTGAGTgaaggtgtagtgagtaaaggtgtagtgagtaaatatgtagtgggtaaaggtgtagtgagtaaaggtgtagtgagtaaagatgtagtgggtaaaggtgtagtgagtaaaggtgtagtgagtaaagaTGTAGTGAGTGAAAgtgtagtgagtaaaggtgtagtgagtaaagatgtagtgggtaaaggtgtagtgagtaaaggtgtagtgagtaaaggtgtagtgagtaaaggtgtagtgagtaaatatgtagtgggtaaaggtgtagtgagtaaaggtgtagtgagtaaaggtgtagtgagtaaaggtgtagtgagtaaagaTGTAGTGAGTGAAAgtgtagtgagtaaaggtgtagtgagtaaagatgtagtgggtaaaggtgtagtgagtaaaggtgtagtgagtaaagatgtagtgggtaaaggtgtagtgagtaaaggtgtagtgaatgatgtagtgggtaaaggtgtagtgagtaaaggtgtagtgagtgatgtagtgggtaaaggtgtagtgagtgatgtagtgggtaaaggtgtagtgagtgaaggtgtagtgagtaaaggtgtagtgagtaaagatgtagtgggtaaaggtgtagtgagtaaaggtgtagtgagtaaagatgtagtgagtaaaggtgtagtgagtaaaggtgtagtgagtaaaggtgtagtgagtaaaggtgtagtgagtaaagatgtagtgggtaaaggtgtagtgagtaaaggtgtagtgagtgaag gtgtagtgagtaaagatgtagtgggtaaaggtgtagtgagtaaag gtgtagtgagtaaaggtgtagtgagtaaaggtATAGTGAGTGAAGGTATAATGAGTAAAGATGTAGTGggtaaaggtgtagtgagtaaaggtgtaATGAATgaaggtgtagtgagtaaaggtgtagtgagtaaagatgtagtgggtaaaggtgtagtgagtaaaggtgtagtgagtaaagatgtagtgagtaaaggtgtagtgagtaaaggtgtagtgagtgaaggtgtagtgagtaaagatgtagtgggtaaaggtgtagtgagtgatgtagtgggtaaaggtgtagtgagtgaAGGTATAATGAGTAAAGATGTAGTGggtaaaggtgtagtgagtaaaggtgtaATGAATgaaggtgtagtgagtaaaggtATAGTGAGTGAAGGTGTAGTGAGTGAAGATGTAGTGGGTAAAGTTGTAAtgagtaaaggtgtagtgagtaaaggtgtagtgagtaaaggtgtagtgagtaaaggtATAGTGAGTAAAG GTGTAGTGAGTGAAGATGTAGTGGgtaaaggtgtagtgagtgaTGTAGTGGGTAAAGGTGTAATGAGTAAAGCTGTAGTGAGTGAAGGTGTTGAGAGTtttacacactcacatacaattAATTCCCTCACATCTCTCTTCAATCACATCCAGTATAGACATCTGTAA